Proteins encoded within one genomic window of Thermococcus celer Vu 13 = JCM 8558:
- the hydG gene encoding NADPH-dependent hydrogenase/sulfhydrogenase 1 subunit gamma translates to MSEAVPREVMMPDGNPYALHRVKVLKVYPLTEMEKLFLFRFEDPELAEKWTFRPGQFVQLTIPGVGEVPISICSSAMRKGFFELCIRKAGRVTTVIHRLKPGDTVLVRGPYGNGFPVDEWEGMDLLLIGAGLGTAPLRSVFLYAMDNRWKYGNITFINTARYGKDLLFYKELEAMKDLAEAENVRIIQSVTRDPEWPGRHGRPQNFIVEANTNPKRTAVAVCGPPRMYKSVFESLINYGYRPENIFVTLERKMKCGIGKCGHCNVGTSTSWKYVCKDGPVFTYFDIVSTPGLLD, encoded by the coding sequence ATGAGCGAGGCCGTTCCACGGGAGGTCATGATGCCCGACGGCAACCCCTACGCACTCCACAGGGTAAAGGTTCTCAAGGTTTACCCGCTCACGGAGATGGAGAAGCTGTTCCTCTTCCGCTTCGAGGACCCCGAGCTGGCCGAGAAGTGGACCTTCCGCCCGGGACAGTTCGTCCAGCTCACGATACCCGGCGTCGGTGAGGTTCCGATAAGCATCTGCTCCTCGGCCATGAGGAAGGGCTTCTTCGAGCTCTGCATCAGGAAAGCCGGGAGGGTTACAACGGTCATTCACAGACTCAAGCCCGGAGATACCGTCCTCGTCCGCGGCCCCTACGGCAACGGTTTCCCCGTTGACGAGTGGGAGGGCATGGACCTGCTCCTCATAGGTGCGGGTTTGGGAACCGCTCCCTTAAGAAGCGTCTTCCTGTACGCGATGGACAACCGCTGGAAGTACGGCAACATAACATTCATCAACACCGCCCGCTACGGCAAGGACCTGCTCTTCTACAAGGAGCTCGAGGCCATGAAGGATCTGGCCGAGGCGGAGAACGTCAGGATAATCCAGAGCGTCACGCGCGACCCCGAGTGGCCCGGAAGGCACGGCAGGCCACAGAACTTCATCGTTGAGGCCAACACCAACCCGAAGAGAACCGCGGTGGCGGTGTGCGGGCCGCCGAGGATGTACAAATCCGTCTTCGAGTCCCTCATCAACTACGGTTACAGGCCCGAGAACATATTCGTCACGCTGGAGAGGAAGATGAAGTGCGGGATAGGCAAGTGCGGCCACTGCAACGTCGGAACGAGCACGAGCTGGAAGTACGTGTGCAAGGACGGCCCGGTCTTCACGTACTTCGACATAGTATCAACGCCCGGACTGCTCGACTGA
- the hydA gene encoding NADPH-dependent hydrogenase/sulfhydrogenase 1 subunit alpha, with translation MKEIYLPITVDHIARVEGKGGVEIVVGDDGVKEVRLNIIEGPRFFEAITVGKKLEEALAVYPRICSFCSAAHKLTAVEAAEKAVGFEPREEIQALREVLYIGDMIESHALHLYLLVLPDYLGYSSPLKMVEEYRKEINIALELKNLGGWMMDELGSRAIHQENAVLGGFGKLPGKGTLELMKKRLAEALPKAEYTFELFTKLEQYAEVEGPIIHMAVRPRNDVYGIYGDAISVSDGFEFPSEDYKKHMVERVVEHSFAKHSFYNGEKPFMTGAISRLTNHADKLYGRAKELYESHRELFRPTNPFTNNLAQALELVYFTERAMDLIDEALARWPVRPRDEVEVRDGFGVATTEAPRGILVYALGVKDGRVSHADIITPTAFNLAMMEEHVRMMAEKHYNDEPERLKLLAEMVVRAYDPCISCSVHVARL, from the coding sequence ATGAAGGAGATCTACCTTCCAATCACCGTTGACCATATAGCGAGGGTCGAGGGAAAGGGCGGCGTTGAGATAGTCGTGGGCGACGATGGTGTCAAAGAGGTCAGGCTCAACATCATAGAGGGCCCGCGCTTCTTCGAGGCCATAACCGTGGGCAAGAAGCTTGAGGAGGCGCTGGCGGTTTACCCGAGGATATGTTCCTTCTGCTCCGCCGCCCACAAGCTCACCGCGGTTGAGGCGGCGGAGAAGGCGGTCGGTTTTGAACCCCGCGAGGAGATTCAGGCCCTGAGGGAGGTCTTATACATTGGCGACATGATAGAGAGCCACGCGCTTCACCTCTACCTCCTCGTCCTGCCGGATTACCTCGGGTACTCCAGTCCGCTCAAGATGGTGGAGGAATACAGGAAGGAGATAAATATCGCCCTTGAGCTCAAGAACCTCGGGGGCTGGATGATGGACGAGCTCGGGAGCAGGGCGATACACCAGGAAAACGCGGTTCTCGGGGGTTTTGGAAAACTGCCCGGCAAGGGCACCCTCGAGCTCATGAAGAAGCGCCTCGCTGAGGCGCTCCCGAAGGCCGAGTACACCTTCGAGCTCTTCACGAAACTGGAGCAGTACGCGGAGGTCGAGGGGCCGATAATCCACATGGCGGTGAGGCCACGCAACGACGTTTACGGGATATACGGCGATGCCATAAGCGTCAGCGACGGCTTCGAGTTCCCGAGCGAGGATTACAAAAAGCACATGGTGGAGCGCGTCGTTGAGCACAGCTTCGCCAAGCACAGCTTCTACAACGGGGAGAAACCCTTCATGACCGGCGCGATATCCCGCCTCACCAACCACGCCGACAAACTCTACGGGAGGGCGAAGGAGCTCTACGAGAGTCACAGGGAGTTATTCAGACCGACAAACCCCTTCACCAACAACCTCGCCCAGGCCCTCGAGCTGGTATACTTCACGGAGAGGGCGATGGATCTAATAGACGAGGCCCTCGCGAGGTGGCCTGTGAGGCCGAGGGATGAGGTGGAGGTCAGGGACGGCTTCGGCGTCGCCACGACCGAGGCCCCGCGCGGGATACTCGTCTACGCCCTCGGGGTGAAGGACGGTAGGGTCTCCCACGCGGACATCATAACGCCGACCGCCTTCAACCTGGCGATGATGGAGGAGCACGTCAGGATGATGGCGGAGAAGCACTACAACGACGAGCCGGAGAGGCTCAAGCTCCTCGCTGAGATGGTGGTCAGGGCCTACGACCCGTGCATCTCCTGTTCGGTGCACGTGGCGAGGCTCTAA
- a CDS encoding MazG nucleotide pyrophosphohydrolase domain-containing protein encodes MNEFQRRVDELIEEFGGYWEPFQMLAALVEEVGELADELLKVEGVKGNGGREGLEEELGDVLFALACIANHYGIDLLEALDKSVGKYRERDRERWSNRT; translated from the coding sequence ATGAACGAGTTCCAGAGACGGGTGGATGAGCTCATAGAGGAGTTCGGCGGCTACTGGGAGCCTTTCCAGATGCTCGCGGCGCTGGTGGAGGAAGTTGGAGAACTCGCCGATGAACTGCTGAAGGTCGAGGGGGTTAAGGGAAACGGCGGTCGGGAGGGGCTCGAGGAGGAACTCGGCGACGTTCTCTTCGCGCTCGCCTGCATAGCCAACCACTACGGAATAGACCTACTGGAGGCCCTCGATAAGAGCGTTGGGAAGTACCGTGAGCGTGACAGGGAACGGTGGTCCAACCGCACGTGA
- a CDS encoding Mov34/MPN/PAD-1 family protein — translation METVKIRRELLEYLLELARDFYPNEFAGFLRAKDGVFEEVLIAPDPHFGRSSAFFNTWMLPHDESIKGTVHSHPGPNPRPSGADLHFFSKFGGVHLIIAYPFVEGSVRAYRNDGSELRVEVVE, via the coding sequence ATGGAAACTGTCAAGATCAGGCGGGAACTGCTGGAGTACCTGTTGGAACTCGCCCGCGACTTCTACCCCAACGAGTTCGCGGGCTTCCTGAGGGCGAAGGACGGGGTGTTCGAGGAGGTTCTCATAGCCCCCGACCCCCACTTCGGCAGGAGTTCCGCGTTCTTCAACACCTGGATGCTCCCCCACGACGAGAGCATCAAGGGGACGGTTCACTCCCATCCCGGGCCGAACCCGAGGCCTTCAGGGGCCGATCTGCACTTCTTCTCCAAGTTCGGGGGCGTGCACCTGATAATCGCCTACCCCTTCGTGGAGGGGAGTGTAAGGGCGTACCGCAACGACGGGAGTGAACTCCGGGTGGAGGTCGTGGAATAG
- a CDS encoding DUF2666 family protein, giving the protein MKVEDQIIFTARHGDWKVAEGLFELEDEKVAHFIASVANTANPRIPGYLTEVMNVDEIMNLSGKFEDKDLSETIVALKSPGTARTLGKLVFEEDKKLKKHLTEVARALLVRETLSKKVPVEYPEKPLSGVRIEFPYEEEHINFVAFHLGGKTKWRAVRRLIIDEKTPMADVARLLASINESITLKLPVYAGIDTEGIEAWFGSSKKVKKAEIAAVVERYLEFPAEDYAPAGFEGHARVYALRTALEKIGLPLDVPAKSLEKYLEKK; this is encoded by the coding sequence ATGAAGGTTGAGGATCAGATAATATTCACCGCACGTCACGGGGACTGGAAGGTGGCGGAGGGGCTGTTCGAGCTGGAGGACGAGAAGGTGGCACACTTCATAGCGAGCGTGGCCAACACGGCCAACCCCCGGATACCCGGGTACCTCACGGAGGTTATGAACGTCGACGAAATAATGAACCTCTCCGGAAAATTCGAAGATAAAGACCTGAGTGAAACCATCGTTGCCCTCAAATCGCCGGGGACCGCGAGGACGCTCGGCAAACTCGTTTTCGAGGAGGACAAGAAGCTCAAGAAGCATCTCACTGAGGTAGCCAGGGCCCTGCTCGTCAGGGAGACGCTCTCAAAAAAGGTGCCGGTTGAGTATCCAGAGAAGCCCCTGAGCGGGGTCAGGATCGAGTTCCCCTACGAAGAGGAGCACATCAACTTCGTGGCCTTCCACCTCGGCGGGAAGACGAAGTGGAGGGCCGTTAGACGGCTCATCATAGATGAGAAAACCCCCATGGCGGACGTTGCGAGGCTCCTCGCGAGCATAAACGAGAGCATCACGCTTAAGCTCCCCGTTTACGCAGGAATCGACACGGAAGGGATAGAGGCCTGGTTCGGCAGTTCCAAGAAGGTAAAAAAGGCGGAGATAGCCGCGGTCGTCGAGAGGTACCTGGAGTTCCCGGCCGAGGACTACGCCCCGGCCGGCTTCGAGGGGCACGCAAGGGTTTACGCCCTTAGAACCGCCCTTGAAAAGATTGGACTGCCGCTGGACGTTCCGGCGAAGAGCCTTGAGAAGTACCTCGAGAAGAAATGA
- the hydB gene encoding NADPH-dependent hydrogenase/sulfhydrogenase 1 subunit beta has protein sequence MRYVKLPRENTYAFLERLKEWGKLYAPVKISEKFYDFREIDDVRKVEFHYNRTIMPPKKFFFPPREKLFEFTVSRAEYRETLEDVEPFVVFGIHSCDIFGLKILDTVYLDEFPDKYYRVRREKGIIVGISCMPDEYCFCNLRETDFADDGFDLFLHELPDGWLVRVGTPTGHRIVDRNIKLFEEVSTEDICNFREFENKRSKAFKYHEDWSNLRYLLELEMEHPMWEEQADICLACGNCNLTCPTCRCYEVQDIVNLDGDTGYRERRWDSCQLRSHGLVAGGHNFRPTKKARFMNRYLCKNAYNEKLGISYCVGCGRCTYFCPAGISFVRNLRTIMGLEEKSCPPEVSDEIPKRGFAYAAGVRGDGL, from the coding sequence TTGAGGTACGTTAAACTCCCCAGGGAGAACACTTACGCGTTCCTTGAACGGCTGAAGGAGTGGGGGAAACTGTACGCCCCCGTGAAAATCTCCGAGAAGTTCTACGACTTCAGGGAAATAGACGACGTCAGAAAGGTCGAGTTCCACTACAACAGAACGATAATGCCGCCGAAGAAGTTCTTCTTCCCGCCGAGGGAGAAGCTCTTTGAGTTCACTGTCTCCAGGGCGGAGTACAGGGAAACGCTGGAGGACGTCGAGCCCTTCGTGGTCTTCGGCATTCACTCCTGCGACATCTTCGGCCTCAAGATCCTCGACACGGTATACCTCGACGAGTTCCCGGACAAGTATTACAGAGTAAGAAGGGAGAAGGGCATCATCGTAGGCATCAGCTGCATGCCGGACGAGTACTGCTTCTGCAACCTGAGGGAGACCGACTTCGCCGACGATGGCTTCGACCTCTTCCTGCACGAGCTCCCCGATGGCTGGCTCGTCCGCGTCGGGACGCCCACCGGCCACAGAATCGTGGATAGAAACATCAAGCTCTTCGAGGAGGTCAGCACCGAGGACATCTGCAACTTCCGGGAGTTCGAGAACAAACGCTCGAAGGCGTTCAAATACCACGAGGACTGGAGCAACCTGCGTTATCTCCTCGAGCTCGAGATGGAGCACCCAATGTGGGAAGAGCAGGCCGACATCTGCCTCGCCTGCGGCAACTGCAACCTAACGTGTCCTACGTGCCGCTGCTACGAAGTTCAGGACATCGTCAACCTCGACGGGGACACAGGCTACCGCGAGAGGCGTTGGGACTCCTGCCAGCTCAGGAGCCACGGTCTGGTTGCCGGGGGTCACAACTTCAGGCCCACCAAGAAAGCCCGCTTCATGAACCGCTACCTCTGCAAGAACGCCTACAACGAAAAGCTCGGCATAAGTTACTGCGTCGGCTGCGGAAGGTGCACCTACTTCTGCCCCGCGGGCATAAGCTTCGTGAGGAACCTGCGCACCATCATGGGGCTCGAGGAGAAGTCGTGTCCGCCGGAGGTAAGCGATGAGATTCCGAAGAGGGGCTTCGCCTACGCCGCAGGGGTAAGGGGTGATGGTCTATGA
- a CDS encoding PIN domain-containing protein produces the protein MAEDIGSSRRTLTKATELTEKYGMLPNDALILATGIEHGFVLATLDDDFFEPAEAENVEIITG, from the coding sequence ATGGCCGAGGATATTGGGTCGTCTCGGAGAACGCTCACCAAAGCCACGGAGCTCACCGAGAAGTACGGCATGTTGCCCAACGACGCCCTGATACTCGCCACCGGTATCGAGCATGGCTTCGTCTTGGCGACCCTTGATGATGATTTCTTTGAGCCCGCGGAGGCAGAGAACGTTGAGATCATAACGGGGTGA
- the lonB gene encoding ATP-dependent protease LonB, with protein sequence MGEEEKIEGETLVPGEYGENLELGVEFNTTEEIHVPEKLIDQVIGQEHAVEVIKTAANQKRHVLLIGEPGTGKSMLGQAMAELLPTENLEDILVFPNPEDENMPKIKTVPACQGRRIVERYREKAKGQESIKSYILLFVMFTVMLALFLQFTATTLLMGLFVIILTIMALSNMRFKNSVLVPKLLVDNCGRNKAPFIDATGAHAGALLGDVRHDPFQSGGLGTPAHERVEPGMIHRAHRGVLFIDEIATLSLKMQQSLLTAMQEKKFSITGQSEMSSGAMVRTEPVPCDFILVAAGNLDTVDKMHPALRSRIRGYGYEVYMRTTMPDTLENRRKLVQFVAQEVKRDGKIPHFTRDAVEEIVREAQKRAGRKGHLTLRLRDLGGIVRAAGDIAVKKGKRYVEREDVLEAIRMAKPLEKQLADWYIERKKEYQVIKTEGSEIGRVNGLAVIGEQSGIVLPIEAVVAPAASKEEGKIIVTGKLGEIAKEAVQNVSAIIKRYKGEDISRYDIHVQFLQTYEGVEGDSASISVATAVISALEGIPIRQDVAMTGSLSVRGEVLPIGGATPKIEAAIEAGVKTVVIPKSNEKDVFLSKDKAERIRIVPVETIDEVLEVALEEGEAKRELLKRVREALPLFQ encoded by the coding sequence ATGGGGGAAGAGGAAAAGATTGAGGGAGAAACCCTGGTCCCCGGGGAGTACGGAGAGAACCTCGAGCTGGGGGTGGAGTTTAACACGACCGAGGAGATTCACGTCCCCGAAAAGCTCATCGACCAGGTCATAGGGCAGGAGCACGCGGTCGAGGTTATAAAAACGGCCGCCAACCAGAAACGACACGTTCTTCTGATAGGTGAACCCGGAACCGGTAAGTCGATGCTCGGTCAGGCGATGGCCGAGCTCCTGCCCACGGAGAACCTTGAGGACATCCTCGTCTTTCCTAACCCCGAAGACGAGAACATGCCTAAAATAAAGACCGTCCCGGCCTGCCAGGGGAGGAGGATAGTTGAGAGGTACCGCGAGAAGGCGAAGGGCCAGGAGAGCATAAAATCGTACATACTCCTCTTCGTCATGTTCACGGTAATGCTCGCCCTCTTCCTGCAGTTCACCGCCACCACGCTCCTCATGGGCCTCTTCGTCATAATACTCACCATAATGGCCCTCTCCAACATGCGCTTCAAGAACTCCGTTCTCGTTCCCAAACTGCTCGTCGACAACTGCGGCAGGAACAAGGCTCCGTTCATCGACGCCACCGGGGCCCACGCTGGTGCGCTCCTCGGCGACGTTCGCCACGACCCCTTCCAGAGCGGAGGTCTGGGCACGCCGGCCCACGAGAGGGTGGAGCCCGGCATGATCCACCGCGCCCACCGTGGCGTCCTGTTCATCGACGAGATAGCAACGTTGAGCCTGAAGATGCAGCAGAGCCTCCTCACGGCGATGCAGGAGAAGAAGTTCTCTATAACGGGCCAGAGCGAGATGTCAAGCGGTGCGATGGTCAGAACCGAGCCGGTTCCCTGTGACTTCATCCTCGTCGCCGCCGGGAACCTCGACACCGTCGACAAGATGCACCCGGCCCTCCGCTCCCGCATAAGGGGTTACGGTTACGAGGTCTACATGCGCACCACCATGCCGGACACGCTCGAGAACAGGCGCAAGCTCGTTCAGTTCGTCGCCCAGGAGGTAAAGCGCGACGGCAAGATCCCGCACTTCACGCGCGATGCGGTTGAGGAGATAGTCCGCGAGGCCCAGAAGCGTGCCGGCAGGAAGGGGCATTTAACCCTCCGCCTGCGTGACCTCGGCGGCATCGTCCGCGCCGCCGGTGACATAGCTGTGAAGAAGGGCAAGAGGTACGTGGAGCGCGAGGACGTTCTCGAGGCTATAAGGATGGCGAAGCCCCTCGAGAAGCAACTCGCCGACTGGTACATCGAGCGCAAGAAGGAGTACCAGGTGATAAAGACCGAGGGGAGCGAGATAGGCCGCGTCAACGGTCTCGCGGTCATAGGCGAGCAGAGCGGCATAGTGCTTCCCATCGAGGCGGTGGTTGCCCCGGCCGCGAGCAAGGAGGAGGGCAAGATAATAGTCACTGGAAAACTCGGCGAGATAGCGAAGGAAGCGGTGCAGAACGTCTCGGCGATAATCAAGCGCTACAAAGGCGAGGACATCAGCAGGTACGACATCCACGTCCAGTTCCTCCAGACGTACGAGGGCGTGGAGGGGGACTCCGCCAGCATAAGCGTCGCCACGGCCGTCATCTCGGCCCTCGAGGGGATACCGATAAGGCAGGACGTGGCGATGACCGGCTCCCTGAGCGTTAGGGGCGAGGTGCTACCGATAGGCGGCGCCACGCCGAAGATAGAGGCCGCGATAGAGGCCGGCGTAAAGACCGTCGTAATCCCCAAGAGCAACGAGAAGGACGTTTTCCTCAGCAAGGACAAGGCGGAGAGGATCCGGATAGTTCCCGTCGAGACCATAGACGAGGTGCTGGAGGTCGCCCTCGAGGAGGGCGAGGCGAAGAGGGAGCTTCTCAAGCGGGTAAGGGAAGCGCTCCCCCTCTTCCAGTGA
- a CDS encoding hydrogenase maturation protease produces MRTLVLALGNELMTDDGVGLRAGRLLLERGCNVLEVGTDVFRLSSYYNGEERLIVIDAILSGELKPGEVIHLQGEEVFEKLRAEIRSAHFMGAIEGLKLLMSLDERLKNAELHFIGVVAKRIDLGTELSEEVRNALPRVVELVEELCKN; encoded by the coding sequence GTGAGAACCCTCGTCCTCGCCCTCGGCAACGAGCTCATGACCGACGACGGGGTGGGCCTCAGGGCCGGCCGGCTTCTCCTCGAGAGGGGTTGCAACGTCCTTGAGGTGGGCACGGACGTCTTCCGGCTCTCCAGCTATTACAACGGAGAGGAGAGGCTGATAGTCATCGACGCCATCCTGAGTGGAGAACTAAAACCCGGAGAGGTGATCCACCTCCAGGGCGAGGAGGTTTTCGAGAAGCTCAGGGCGGAGATACGGAGCGCCCACTTCATGGGGGCGATAGAGGGGCTCAAACTGCTGATGTCGCTTGACGAACGATTGAAAAACGCTGAGCTCCACTTCATCGGCGTCGTTGCTAAGCGAATAGACCTCGGAACGGAACTCAGCGAAGAGGTCAGGAACGCCCTTCCCCGGGTCGTTGAGCTCGTCGAAGAATTATGTAAAAATTGA
- a CDS encoding ArsR/SmtB family transcription factor produces the protein MKIGEFLDELKPKQREAILRCARESGIIDLEEEVELNVEDNVINFLKAISNPLRLKILKLLKDNWLCVCLISKILDRDQTLISHHLRTLKSLGLISERREGKMRFYRTNTEVLEGYLSRVREELV, from the coding sequence ATGAAGATCGGAGAATTCCTCGACGAGCTGAAACCAAAGCAGAGGGAAGCGATCCTCAGATGCGCACGGGAAAGTGGTATCATCGACCTCGAGGAGGAAGTCGAACTCAACGTGGAGGATAATGTGATAAATTTCCTGAAGGCCATTTCGAATCCGCTGAGGCTTAAGATACTCAAACTCCTGAAGGACAACTGGCTCTGCGTGTGTTTGATATCCAAGATACTGGACAGGGATCAAACCCTGATAAGCCACCACCTGCGCACCCTCAAGTCACTCGGGCTGATAAGCGAACGACGGGAGGGCAAGATGCGCTTCTACAGGACCAACACGGAGGTCCTTGAGGGGTACCTTTCCAGGGTGAGGGAGGAGCTGGTGTAA
- the hydD gene encoding NADPH-dependent hydrogenase/sulfhydrogenase 1 subunit delta — protein sequence MEKEKVRIGFYALTSCYGCQLQFAMMDEILQLIPRAEIVCWYMIERDSYEDEPVDIAFIEGSVSTEEEAELVKRIRENAKVVVAVGACATQGGVQSWEQEKSLEELWKAVYGDAKVKFQPKLAKPVDEYIKVDYRIYGCPPEKRDFLYALGTFLVGSWPEDIDYPVCVECRLKGNSCILIEKGEPCLGPLTRAGCDARCPGFGVACIGCRGAIDYDVAWFDSLARTFREKGLTKEEILQRMKIFNGHNPRLEEMVEKVFQGVEE from the coding sequence ATGGAGAAGGAGAAGGTTCGCATCGGGTTCTACGCCCTCACCTCATGCTACGGCTGTCAGCTGCAGTTCGCCATGATGGACGAGATACTCCAGCTCATCCCGAGGGCGGAGATAGTGTGCTGGTACATGATTGAGAGGGACTCCTACGAGGACGAGCCCGTGGACATAGCCTTCATAGAGGGGAGCGTCTCCACGGAGGAGGAGGCCGAGCTCGTTAAGAGGATACGGGAGAACGCGAAGGTTGTGGTGGCCGTGGGGGCCTGCGCAACCCAGGGCGGGGTGCAGAGCTGGGAGCAGGAGAAAAGCCTGGAAGAGCTGTGGAAGGCCGTCTACGGAGATGCAAAGGTGAAGTTCCAGCCCAAGCTTGCCAAACCCGTCGATGAGTACATCAAGGTAGATTACCGGATCTACGGCTGCCCGCCGGAGAAGAGGGACTTCCTCTACGCCCTCGGCACCTTCCTCGTCGGTTCGTGGCCGGAGGACATAGATTATCCGGTCTGCGTGGAGTGCAGGCTGAAGGGAAACAGCTGTATCCTCATCGAGAAGGGCGAGCCCTGCCTCGGTCCGCTCACGAGGGCCGGTTGCGACGCCCGCTGTCCGGGCTTTGGGGTGGCGTGCATCGGATGCAGGGGGGCGATAGACTACGACGTCGCCTGGTTCGACTCCCTCGCCAGGACGTTCAGGGAGAAGGGGCTCACGAAGGAGGAGATACTCCAGCGCATGAAGATATTCAACGGCCACAACCCGAGACTCGAGGAGATGGTCGAGAAGGTCTTTCAGGGGGTGGAAGAATGA